TTCATACAGCATTAAAGCTTTTACCATTCCTACACCATTGCTATAAGCTTTAATAACATGGCTGAAAATCAAAATATCGTTGGCGAGCAACTCCAAGCTCGTCTGTCAAAATTAATTGGGCAATGGTCTCAGGGTCGAGTTACCTTAAAACAAATAGTAGGTCTCTCTGACGAAGAACTCTATGCTATAGCAGAGCAAGGTTATTTGCTTTTTCTTCAGGGTAAAAGTGATGATGCACGCACGGTTTTTGAAGGATTGGTCGCTATTGATCCTAAAAATGCCTATTATTATCGTGCGTTAGGCGCAATTTATTGGCGTCTTAAAGAACCTCAAAAAGCCATTAAACAATTCACTTACGCTATTCGTGTCTCACCTAAAGAAATTTCT
This is a stretch of genomic DNA from Deltaproteobacteria bacterium. It encodes these proteins:
- a CDS encoding tetratricopeptide repeat protein, translated to MAENQNIVGEQLQARLSKLIGQWSQGRVTLKQIVGLSDEELYAIAEQGYLLFLQGKSDDARTVFEGLVAIDPKNAYYYRALGAIYWRLKEPQKAIKQFTYAIRVSPKEISSYVNRAEINVSLGQFKAARSDLTTALRIATAVDKALVKKAQAMLRLIP